In Sphingobium amiense, a genomic segment contains:
- the cysD gene encoding sulfate adenylyltransferase subunit CysD has product MADHVTQTHLDRLEAEAIHIMREVVAEAERPVMLYSVGKDSAVMLHLARKAFYPSPPPFPLLHVDTTWKFKAMYDLRDRMARESGMELLVYQNPEAGERGINPFDHGPLHTDMWKTEGLKQALDLYGFDAAFGGARRDEEKSRAKERIFSFRTASHGWDPKNQRPELWNLYNARKNKGESIRVFPISNWTELDIWQYIHLNDVPIVPLYFAEERPTYEWEGQLFMADDIERLEKVLGRRPEIVNRSIRFRTLGCFPLTGAVESTARTLPEVIQETLLTTTSERQGRVIDKDAGGAGMEKKKQEGYF; this is encoded by the coding sequence ATGGCCGACCACGTAACGCAGACCCATCTGGACCGTCTTGAGGCAGAGGCGATCCATATCATGCGGGAGGTTGTGGCGGAGGCTGAACGGCCGGTGATGCTCTATAGCGTGGGGAAGGACAGCGCGGTGATGCTGCATCTCGCGCGCAAGGCCTTCTACCCCTCGCCGCCGCCCTTCCCGCTGCTCCATGTCGATACGACGTGGAAGTTCAAGGCGATGTACGATCTGCGCGACCGGATGGCGCGCGAGAGCGGGATGGAATTGCTGGTCTACCAGAACCCTGAAGCAGGCGAGCGGGGGATCAACCCGTTCGACCATGGCCCGCTGCACACCGACATGTGGAAGACGGAGGGGCTGAAGCAGGCGCTCGACCTTTACGGCTTCGACGCGGCCTTCGGCGGGGCGCGCCGCGACGAGGAAAAGAGCCGGGCCAAGGAGCGGATCTTTTCCTTCCGCACCGCCTCGCACGGCTGGGACCCCAAGAACCAGCGGCCGGAACTGTGGAACCTCTACAACGCGCGCAAGAACAAGGGCGAGAGCATCCGAGTCTTCCCGATCAGCAACTGGACCGAGCTGGACATCTGGCAATATATTCACCTGAACGACGTGCCCATCGTCCCGCTCTACTTCGCCGAGGAACGGCCGACCTATGAATGGGAAGGCCAGCTCTTCATGGCCGACGACATCGAACGGCTGGAAAAGGTGCTGGGTCGGCGGCCCGAGATCGTCAACCGCTCCATCCGCTTCCGCACATTGGGCTGCTTCCCGCTGACCGGCGCGGTCGAAAGCACAGCCAGGACGCTGCCCGAAGTGATCCAGGAGACTTTGCTCACCACCACCAGCGAACGGCAGGGCCGCGTCATCGACAAGGACGCAGGCGGCGCGGGGATGGAGAAAAAGAAGCAGGAGGGGTATTTCTGA
- a CDS encoding flagellin, translating into MVGITNKIIVAEMRRQQQLSQSIVDGQTAISSGVTLTKPSQDVLSWVQLSEVGRSQAQQAAWQDNVKYGTTRASNAEANLNEINNLLVQAQELMTNARNGSLNDTSRAAFVEKMSTLRTTVNELLNQKDYQGTSVFDDGQSVLVPVSRGLNLSVAGTRQEVSEGIDVNGTAMSIDAIFQQSITALQTGTDTDVAAALKGVQAAQGHITVEQAKQGVRADRLETVGNRLTEVDINLKERQGALESTDLQEVISRVQSQLLQLEAAQSAFARINKQTLFDLIN; encoded by the coding sequence ATGGTAGGCATCACCAACAAGATCATCGTCGCCGAAATGCGCCGCCAGCAGCAACTGTCGCAGAGCATCGTTGACGGGCAGACGGCGATTTCCAGCGGCGTCACGCTGACCAAGCCTTCGCAGGATGTGCTGTCCTGGGTCCAGTTGTCGGAAGTGGGCCGGTCGCAGGCGCAGCAGGCCGCATGGCAGGACAATGTCAAATATGGCACCACCCGCGCCAGCAACGCGGAAGCCAATCTGAACGAAATCAACAACCTGCTGGTGCAGGCGCAGGAACTGATGACGAACGCGCGTAACGGTTCGCTGAACGACACCAGCCGCGCCGCCTTCGTCGAGAAAATGTCGACGCTGCGCACTACGGTCAACGAATTGCTGAACCAGAAAGATTATCAGGGCACGTCCGTGTTCGACGACGGGCAGAGCGTTCTGGTTCCGGTCAGCCGCGGCCTCAACCTGTCGGTGGCGGGGACGAGGCAGGAAGTGTCCGAAGGCATCGACGTCAACGGCACCGCCATGTCGATCGACGCGATCTTCCAGCAGAGCATCACCGCGCTCCAGACCGGCACCGATACCGATGTCGCCGCAGCGCTGAAAGGCGTGCAGGCGGCGCAGGGCCATATCACGGTCGAACAGGCAAAGCAGGGCGTGCGGGCGGATCGGCTGGAAACGGTGGGCAACCGTCTCACCGAAGTCGACATCAACCTGAAGGAGCGTCAGGGCGCTCTGGAATCGACCGACCTTCAGGAAGTCATCTCCCGCGTCCAGTCGCAACTGCTTCAGCTCGAAGCGGCGCAGTCGGCTTTCGCACGGATCAACAAGCAGACGCTGTTCGACCTCATCAACTGA
- the flgK gene encoding flagellar hook-associated protein FlgK, translating into MSDLFIIGASGTKAYRTAMAAISENISNASTTGYARRSATTGESGASTATMATYVSNANFGGTQVLSINRATDPYLDSTVRSTGMALGSASARLRWLTDAETALNDTGTGIGKLMAGMYQNMEKLAASPNDKSLRVTTIDSISRVTQAFNQTAGDLQNVSTGIATEARSSVESINASLSALADINNSLLRARPGTSAYAQLLDGRDSALAALSENLNVTISFGAHDSAEITYGGQALVTGNTATSVAVDTNANGTLAFSLADGTALGAPGSGKLGGYFSAASTVADRRADLDTLAAKFVTDLNTWHAQGLTDAGQAGGALLSGTTAATLATLITDPVDLATRSADGTLNGNLLTVTSALRGNGSVEQGWTGIITAHANLLASTKAESDTATSRNDQAVAARESVSGVDLDMEAADLLRIQQAYSASAKIIQVAKDVVDSILRIS; encoded by the coding sequence ATGAGCGACCTCTTCATCATCGGTGCGTCGGGCACCAAGGCCTACCGCACAGCGATGGCCGCGATTTCGGAAAATATCTCCAACGCGAGCACGACGGGCTATGCGCGGCGATCGGCGACGACGGGGGAATCGGGCGCATCGACGGCGACCATGGCGACCTATGTGTCGAACGCCAATTTCGGCGGCACGCAGGTGCTGAGCATCAACCGCGCGACCGATCCCTATCTCGATTCGACCGTGCGCTCGACCGGCATGGCGCTGGGCAGCGCTTCGGCGCGGCTGCGCTGGCTGACGGACGCAGAAACCGCGCTCAACGACACAGGCACCGGCATCGGCAAGCTGATGGCTGGCATGTATCAGAATATGGAGAAACTGGCCGCCAGCCCGAACGACAAGTCGCTGCGCGTCACCACCATAGACAGCATCAGCCGCGTGACGCAGGCCTTCAACCAGACGGCGGGCGATCTTCAGAACGTCTCCACGGGCATCGCGACCGAAGCGCGCAGTTCGGTCGAGAGCATCAACGCGTCGCTCTCCGCGCTCGCCGACATCAACAACAGCCTGCTGCGCGCGCGGCCGGGCACGTCTGCCTATGCGCAATTGCTCGACGGCCGCGATTCCGCACTTGCCGCGCTTTCCGAAAATCTCAACGTTACGATCAGCTTCGGTGCGCACGACAGTGCGGAAATCACCTATGGCGGCCAGGCGCTCGTCACCGGCAACACAGCGACGAGCGTTGCCGTCGACACCAACGCGAACGGCACGCTGGCGTTCAGTCTCGCCGACGGCACCGCGCTCGGCGCGCCGGGCAGCGGCAAGCTGGGCGGCTATTTCTCGGCTGCGTCGACCGTTGCGGACCGGCGGGCCGATCTCGACACGCTCGCGGCGAAGTTCGTGACCGACCTCAACACCTGGCACGCGCAGGGTCTGACGGATGCGGGGCAGGCGGGCGGCGCTCTGCTGTCCGGCACCACCGCTGCGACCCTTGCGACGCTCATCACCGACCCGGTCGACCTTGCGACGCGGTCCGCGGACGGGACGCTCAACGGAAATCTCCTCACCGTCACGTCCGCGCTGCGCGGCAATGGCAGCGTCGAGCAGGGCTGGACCGGCATCATCACCGCGCATGCCAATCTGCTGGCGTCGACCAAGGCGGAAAGCGACACGGCGACCAGCCGTAACGATCAGGCGGTGGCTGCGCGCGAATCGGTGAGCGGCGTCGATCTCGACATGGAGGCCGCAGACCTTCTGCGCATCCAGCAAGCCTATTCGGCGAGCGCGAAGATCATTCAGGTCGCCAAAGATGTAGTCGATTCGATCCTTCGGATCAGTTGA
- a CDS encoding helix-turn-helix transcriptional regulator — translation MRWDQSRLVEALHRGIFDRPLWSEFLDQLRDMAGVAHVGLRVRTGDEDASLLLHSARGRGASVPLDPSVYDRMRPGRVYALEELMERDDDSMAGSLALRHMRIVRVSDGGEMAAWLHCADDTELKPSVGALLSAMVPHLAIVLKTYGVLEQERQRASVAAETFGRLNAGWITVDASCRIVDMTPYADEFFRKSPLLRRGRYDRLVPASPVVDRELTALVKAFGKGEDRPPRAFNLSRDPLADILVAPLRNGAAGSQKAAVAILYLSGDHWSRQDRHEQIAALFGLLPSEARMAWAMTQGLSIAQAAASIGLSIETGRHYSKNIYAKTGARGHADLVRIILTSALAIV, via the coding sequence GTGCGCTGGGATCAATCGCGGCTGGTGGAAGCGCTGCATCGGGGCATTTTCGACCGCCCGTTGTGGAGTGAATTTCTCGATCAGTTGAGGGATATGGCAGGCGTTGCGCATGTCGGGCTGCGCGTGCGGACAGGGGATGAGGATGCCTCTCTCCTGCTGCATTCCGCACGCGGTCGGGGCGCATCCGTGCCGCTCGACCCGTCGGTTTACGACCGGATGCGGCCGGGGCGCGTCTATGCGCTGGAGGAATTGATGGAACGAGATGACGATTCCATGGCCGGCTCGCTGGCGCTGCGCCATATGCGGATCGTGCGCGTGAGCGACGGGGGCGAGATGGCCGCATGGCTTCATTGCGCGGACGATACGGAACTGAAGCCGAGCGTCGGTGCGCTGCTGTCGGCCATGGTTCCGCACCTTGCCATCGTCCTTAAAACCTATGGTGTGCTGGAGCAGGAGCGGCAGCGCGCTTCTGTCGCGGCGGAGACCTTCGGTCGCCTTAACGCTGGCTGGATCACGGTGGACGCGTCCTGCCGCATCGTTGACATGACTCCCTATGCCGACGAATTTTTCCGCAAGTCGCCGCTGCTGCGGCGCGGTCGTTACGATCGGCTGGTGCCGGCTTCGCCGGTCGTGGATCGGGAACTGACGGCGTTGGTCAAGGCCTTCGGGAAGGGGGAGGACAGGCCGCCAAGAGCCTTCAATCTAAGCCGCGATCCGCTTGCCGACATTTTGGTCGCCCCGTTGCGGAACGGTGCCGCCGGATCGCAGAAGGCGGCGGTCGCGATCCTGTATCTCAGTGGCGATCACTGGTCGCGGCAGGACCGTCACGAACAGATCGCCGCGCTGTTCGGCCTCCTGCCCAGCGAAGCGCGCATGGCATGGGCGATGACGCAGGGGCTGTCCATTGCGCAGGCGGCGGCGTCCATCGGCCTCAGCATCGAGACGGGGCGTCATTATTCCAAGAATATCTACGCCAAGACCGGCGCTAGGGGCCATGCCGATCTGGTCCGGATCATCCTGACGAGCGCGCTCGCCATCGTCTGA
- a CDS encoding flagellar basal body L-ring protein FlgH codes for MRLTSLLIAASALALAAAPADAGRKKRDIERDYYAPTVVAQPAAAPANGSIFQASMGYTPLTSGARATSVGDIITIVLVERTQATKSTSADTARNGSIGLTPPTTGIFSKLFSASDVAAGGTNSFTGKGGASQSNALSGEITVTIAAVYPNGTMMVKGEKALTLNRGDEYIQLSGLVRQADIAPDNRIASTRVADAKIIYKGKGEIANASRQGWLQRFFSAISPF; via the coding sequence ATGCGCCTCACTTCCCTTCTCATCGCCGCTTCGGCCCTCGCGCTGGCCGCCGCGCCAGCCGACGCGGGCCGCAAGAAGCGCGACATCGAACGCGACTATTACGCGCCGACCGTCGTCGCTCAGCCGGCCGCCGCACCGGCGAACGGCTCCATCTTTCAGGCGTCGATGGGCTACACGCCGCTGACCAGCGGCGCGCGGGCGACCAGCGTCGGCGACATCATCACCATCGTCCTCGTCGAACGGACGCAGGCGACCAAGAGCACCAGCGCCGACACGGCCCGCAACGGCTCCATCGGCCTGACGCCGCCGACCACCGGCATCTTCTCCAAGCTGTTCTCCGCCAGCGATGTAGCGGCAGGCGGCACCAACAGTTTCACTGGCAAGGGCGGGGCGAGCCAGTCCAACGCGCTGTCGGGCGAAATCACGGTGACGATCGCGGCGGTCTATCCCAACGGCACCATGATGGTGAAGGGCGAAAAGGCGCTGACGCTCAACCGGGGCGACGAATATATCCAGCTCAGCGGCCTCGTCCGCCAAGCCGACATCGCGCCCGACAACCGCATCGCTTCGACCCGCGTGGCCGACGCGAAGATCATCTACAAGGGCAAGGGCGAGATCGCGAATGCGAGCCGGCAGGGCTGGCTCCAGCGTTTCTTCTCGGCCATCAGCCCCTTCTGA
- a CDS encoding flagellar basal body P-ring protein FlgI, producing MIRLLRLILAAFVLIGAPVAHAERVKDLGTFQGVRPNQLTGYGIVVGLAGTGDDSIQYATEGMKGVVSRFGLTLPQGVNPALKNAAAVLVTADLPAFSKPGQRLDVTVSALGKAKSLRGGTLIMTPLRGADNEIYAMAQGNLAVGGLGVSGADGSQVSVNVPSAGRIPGGATVERAVATGFDTAPTLTFNLSEADLTTALRVADGINRAFGDKRASAVDAVSIAVNAPQGAESRIMMMGMIENIEVSPADAPAKVIVNARTGTVVINGAVKIHPAAIAHGKITVSVNESPRVVQPAPFSQGRTATEQSSSISIDEQKKPMINFKGGASLADIVKAVNAIGASPADMVAILEALKQAGALKAELVVL from the coding sequence ATGATCCGCCTCCTGCGCCTTATCCTCGCTGCCTTCGTCCTGATCGGGGCGCCTGTCGCCCATGCCGAAAGGGTCAAGGATCTTGGCACCTTTCAGGGGGTGCGGCCCAACCAGCTTACCGGCTACGGCATCGTCGTGGGTCTCGCCGGAACGGGCGACGACAGCATCCAATATGCGACCGAGGGCATGAAGGGCGTCGTCTCGCGCTTCGGCCTTACGCTGCCGCAGGGCGTCAATCCGGCGCTCAAGAATGCGGCAGCGGTGCTGGTGACGGCGGACCTCCCCGCATTCTCCAAGCCCGGTCAGCGGCTGGACGTGACCGTTTCGGCGCTGGGCAAGGCCAAGTCGCTGCGCGGCGGCACGCTCATCATGACACCGCTGCGCGGTGCCGATAACGAAATCTACGCCATGGCGCAGGGCAATCTTGCCGTCGGCGGTCTCGGCGTTTCAGGCGCGGACGGCAGTCAGGTCTCGGTGAACGTCCCGTCCGCCGGGCGCATTCCGGGCGGAGCTACGGTCGAGCGCGCGGTCGCCACCGGCTTCGACACCGCGCCCACGCTGACGTTCAACCTTTCCGAAGCCGACCTGACCACCGCGCTGCGCGTGGCGGACGGCATCAACCGCGCCTTCGGAGACAAGCGCGCGAGCGCAGTCGATGCGGTTTCGATCGCGGTCAATGCGCCGCAGGGCGCGGAAAGCCGCATCATGATGATGGGCATGATCGAGAATATCGAAGTGTCGCCCGCAGACGCGCCGGCCAAGGTCATCGTCAACGCCCGCACCGGCACCGTCGTCATCAACGGCGCGGTGAAGATCCACCCCGCCGCCATCGCGCACGGCAAGATCACGGTCAGCGTCAACGAAAGCCCCCGCGTCGTGCAGCCCGCGCCCTTCAGCCAGGGCCGCACCGCGACCGAGCAGTCGAGCAGCATCAGCATCGACGAGCAGAAGAAGCCCATGATTAATTTTAAAGGTGGGGCGTCGCTGGCCGATATAGTCAAGGCGGTGAACGCCATAGGCGCTTCCCCCGCAGACATGGTCGCGATCCTGGAAGCACTCAAGCAGGCTGGCGCACTCAAGGCTGAACTGGTGGTGCTGTGA
- the motA gene encoding flagellar motor stator protein MotA, translating to MFAIIGLVVLLGMVFGGFIFTGGDIGPVLHALPHEMIIIGGAAVGALIIGNSGSDLKALGGGLGKVFKGPQYKKQDFLDCIFLVSKLMKTLRVEGPVALEPHIEDPGTSPIFGEYPKLMKDKTLIHLISDTLRLVVVSSGTLDPHAVEEVMDNSLKTHHHEALKPADNLQGLADALPALGIVAAVLGVVKTMGSIDQPPSVLGAMIGSALVGTFLGVLLAYGMVNPFANRCRAVIEQDGAIYHVVKQIIIASLHGHPQPLVIEAARSSLIHANQPGFAEVFDGMRNK from the coding sequence ATGTTCGCAATCATCGGCCTTGTCGTCCTGCTCGGCATGGTGTTCGGCGGCTTCATCTTTACCGGCGGCGACATCGGCCCGGTTCTGCATGCCCTTCCCCACGAAATGATCATCATCGGCGGCGCGGCTGTCGGCGCTCTTATCATCGGCAATTCAGGTTCGGACCTGAAGGCGCTGGGCGGCGGCCTCGGCAAGGTGTTCAAGGGTCCGCAATATAAGAAGCAGGATTTCCTCGACTGCATCTTCCTTGTCAGCAAGCTCATGAAGACGCTGCGGGTCGAAGGTCCGGTGGCGCTGGAGCCGCATATCGAAGATCCGGGCACATCGCCCATCTTCGGCGAATATCCCAAGCTGATGAAGGACAAGACGCTGATCCACCTCATCAGCGACACGCTGCGCCTCGTCGTCGTGTCCTCGGGCACGCTCGATCCGCACGCAGTCGAGGAGGTGATGGACAACAGCCTCAAGACACACCACCACGAAGCACTGAAGCCCGCCGACAATCTTCAGGGACTGGCGGACGCCCTCCCCGCGCTCGGCATCGTCGCGGCGGTTCTGGGCGTGGTGAAGACCATGGGGTCGATCGACCAGCCGCCTTCGGTGCTGGGCGCGATGATCGGCTCGGCGCTCGTCGGCACCTTCCTTGGCGTGCTGCTCGCATATGGCATGGTCAACCCCTTCGCCAACCGCTGCCGCGCGGTGATCGAGCAGGACGGCGCCATCTATCATGTGGTGAAGCAGATCATCATCGCCTCGCTGCACGGCCATCCGCAGCCGCTGGTGATCGAGGCCGCGCGATCCAGCCTGATCCACGCCAACCAGCCCGGCTTCGCCGAGGTGTTCGACGGCATGCGGAACAAATAA
- a CDS encoding flagellar basal body rod protein FlgF has protein sequence MDRLVNTALTAMRGAMARQASVANNLANVNTVGFRAEVANAETRWIKGDTFDTRAQASEQVIAADMAQGAVTSTGNPLDVAMDGDALLTVQAEDGSEAYTRRGDLKVTDSGLLTTGDGLAVLGEGGPIVLPQMDSVSIAQDGSIWGVPQGGDPANPQQVDKLKLVNAAGSGIAKGKDGLFREVNGGALPSDPLATVTSGSLEGSNVNATTALIQMIEASRAYETQIKMIDTAKQLDDGGASLMRLDS, from the coding sequence ATGGATCGGCTCGTCAACACGGCTCTTACCGCCATGCGCGGCGCGATGGCGCGGCAGGCGTCGGTCGCGAACAATCTCGCGAACGTCAACACTGTCGGCTTCCGCGCCGAAGTGGCGAATGCCGAGACACGCTGGATCAAGGGCGATACCTTCGACACACGGGCACAGGCGTCCGAACAGGTGATCGCCGCCGACATGGCGCAAGGCGCGGTCACTTCTACCGGCAATCCGCTCGACGTGGCCATGGACGGGGACGCACTGCTCACTGTCCAGGCCGAGGACGGCAGCGAAGCCTATACGCGCCGCGGCGACCTCAAGGTCACGGACAGCGGCCTCCTGACCACCGGCGACGGCCTTGCCGTTCTGGGCGAAGGCGGACCCATCGTCCTGCCGCAGATGGACAGCGTCTCCATCGCGCAGGATGGCAGCATCTGGGGCGTGCCGCAGGGCGGCGATCCCGCAAACCCGCAGCAGGTCGACAAGCTCAAGCTCGTCAATGCCGCAGGTTCGGGCATCGCCAAGGGCAAGGACGGGCTGTTCCGCGAAGTCAATGGCGGCGCCCTCCCCTCAGACCCGCTCGCGACCGTGACGTCTGGATCGCTCGAAGGATCGAACGTCAATGCGACCACCGCCCTTATCCAGATGATCGAGGCCAGCCGCGCCTATGAAACGCAGATCAAGATGATCGACACCGCCAAGCAGCTTGACGATGGCGGCGCTTCGCTGATGCGCCTCGATAGCTGA
- a CDS encoding rod-binding protein, with amino-acid sequence MQVAKISPGATPAPANSGKAALEKVAQQFEAVFLRQMIGAMRSASLAEGISDSSATQQFQDMADARTADSMASKGAMGIAELLIQQFGSRVAASPAPPSPAAPDAPAAAEGA; translated from the coding sequence ATGCAGGTTGCAAAGATTTCGCCGGGCGCGACGCCCGCTCCCGCCAACAGCGGCAAGGCTGCGCTCGAAAAAGTCGCGCAGCAGTTCGAGGCTGTGTTCCTGCGCCAGATGATCGGCGCGATGCGCTCGGCCAGCCTTGCGGAAGGCATCAGCGATTCGAGCGCGACGCAGCAGTTTCAGGACATGGCCGACGCCCGCACCGCAGACAGCATGGCGTCAAAGGGCGCGATGGGCATTGCCGAGCTGTTGATTCAGCAGTTCGGCAGCCGCGTCGCTGCCTCGCCTGCCCCACCGTCACCGGCAGCGCCGGACGCCCCGGCTGCGGCTGAAGGCGCATGA
- a CDS encoding flagellar hook-basal body complex protein, which yields MSFYVSLSGLKGAQADLSTISNNVANVNSTAFKKSKAQFGDIFAASPMQTTHQVAGQGVRVLGINQQYTQGTIETTDKTLDLAITGEGFFTVKAADGTVGYTRNGAFAVDDDRYAVDTTGARMQVLAVDPQTGTLTAAPTSATTPADLTDLQIPTTLDGVANGPQLTSVGVNKAGLVSAIYADGTTRYLGQVAMASFNSMEGLRQQGNAHWSATVASGSPIFGTANQGMYGSVNSGSLERSNVDITDELVALIAAQRNFQANSKAIEAANTLTTTIVNMRT from the coding sequence ATGTCCTTCTACGTCTCGCTTTCCGGTCTCAAGGGCGCGCAAGCCGACCTGTCGACCATCTCCAACAACGTCGCCAACGTGAACTCGACCGCCTTCAAGAAGAGCAAGGCGCAGTTCGGCGACATCTTCGCCGCATCGCCGATGCAGACCACGCATCAGGTCGCGGGTCAGGGCGTCCGCGTTCTGGGCATCAACCAGCAATATACGCAGGGCACGATCGAAACCACGGACAAGACGCTGGACCTCGCCATCACCGGCGAAGGCTTCTTCACCGTCAAGGCGGCCGACGGCACGGTCGGCTACACCCGCAACGGCGCGTTCGCCGTCGATGACGACCGCTATGCCGTCGACACGACCGGCGCGCGCATGCAGGTTCTGGCGGTCGATCCGCAGACCGGCACATTGACCGCCGCTCCGACCAGCGCCACGACCCCGGCCGACCTGACCGATCTGCAAATTCCCACCACGCTGGACGGTGTCGCCAACGGGCCTCAGCTCACCAGCGTCGGCGTGAACAAGGCCGGTCTGGTTTCGGCGATCTATGCGGATGGCACTACCCGCTATCTGGGTCAGGTCGCGATGGCTTCGTTCAACAGCATGGAAGGTCTGCGCCAGCAGGGTAATGCCCACTGGTCCGCGACGGTCGCGAGCGGCAGCCCGATCTTCGGCACCGCCAATCAGGGCATGTATGGATCGGTCAACTCCGGCTCGCTGGAACGTTCCAACGTCGATATTACCGACGAACTGGTCGCGCTGATCGCGGCGCAGCGCAATTTCCAGGCGAACAGCAAGGCGATCGAGGCAGCGAACACGCTGACCACCACCATCGTCAACATGCGCACGTAA
- a CDS encoding flagellar motor protein MotB: MAEKKRGANEPEPRPIIVKKIIVDGHGGHHGGAWKVAYADFVTAMMAFFLLMWLLGATTEKQRKGLADYFTPTLVELKMASAGSTGLLGGDSMMSKENYPTTGGQGTLAITIPRDASGTKDEGGKAMRAADRQKFEAIKKSLEDRMTRKGLAKLRKNVRFTETREGLRIDLIDEADFAMFQSGTATLVPQARALIGEVSQALGTMPNPLIVRGHTDGLPYAAGRTMNNWMLSSARAESTRQALSQGGIPGSRFARIEGVADREPFIKDDAYDPRNRRMSIILGWTRGGADDGQDAEADAATRAAIAERDDPMRVAKEQAQRLDMGGTGLPTGAQLLNPSASSHEGKVGAKH, encoded by the coding sequence ATGGCCGAGAAAAAGCGCGGCGCGAACGAGCCTGAACCAAGGCCGATCATCGTCAAGAAGATCATCGTCGATGGCCATGGAGGCCATCATGGCGGCGCATGGAAGGTCGCCTATGCCGACTTCGTGACGGCGATGATGGCCTTCTTCCTGCTGATGTGGCTGCTGGGCGCGACCACCGAAAAGCAGCGCAAGGGGCTGGCCGACTATTTCACGCCGACGCTGGTGGAACTCAAGATGGCGTCGGCCGGGTCGACCGGCCTGCTCGGCGGCGACAGCATGATGAGCAAGGAAAATTATCCGACGACCGGCGGTCAGGGGACGCTCGCCATCACCATTCCGCGCGATGCCAGCGGCACCAAGGACGAAGGCGGCAAGGCGATGCGCGCCGCCGACAGGCAGAAGTTCGAGGCGATCAAGAAGAGCCTTGAAGACCGCATGACCCGCAAGGGTCTGGCCAAGCTGCGCAAGAATGTGCGCTTCACCGAAACCCGTGAAGGACTGCGCATCGACCTGATCGACGAGGCGGATTTCGCCATGTTCCAGTCGGGAACGGCGACGCTGGTGCCGCAGGCGCGCGCGCTGATCGGCGAAGTGTCGCAGGCGCTGGGCACCATGCCCAATCCGCTGATCGTGCGGGGTCATACCGATGGCCTGCCCTATGCGGCGGGACGGACGATGAACAACTGGATGCTGTCATCCGCGCGCGCCGAATCGACGCGGCAGGCGCTGAGCCAGGGCGGCATTCCGGGCAGCCGTTTCGCCCGGATCGAGGGGGTCGCCGACCGCGAGCCGTTCATCAAGGACGACGCCTACGACCCGCGCAACCGTCGCATGTCGATCATCCTCGGCTGGACTCGCGGTGGCGCGGACGATGGCCAAGACGCCGAGGCCGACGCGGCGACCCGCGCCGCGATCGCCGAGCGCGACGACCCGATGCGGGTGGCGAAAGAACAGGCGCAGCGGCTCGATATGGGCGGCACCGGCCTCCCCACCGGCGCCCAACTGCTCAACCCCTCCGCGTCCAGCCACGAAGGCAAGGTCGGCGCCAAACATTGA
- the flgG gene encoding flagellar basal-body rod protein FlgG, which produces MSNAALHVARTGLDAQNTKMRVIANNLANVNTTGFKKDRADFETLAYQQIIQAGANSDSENKFANGLNLGSGVALQGTSKINTQGTLNQTGNTLDMAIEGSGYFQVQRPDGSIAYTRAGNFSVSAEGTVVTSEGLPLIPQITVPQGATSVSVGNDGTISATLQGQSEPSQLGQIEVASFMNPAGLQSLGGNLLVETAASGTPQVGVAGLEGRGVIRSGFLETSNVNIVEELVDMIETQRAYEVNSKMIKATDEMLQYANQNI; this is translated from the coding sequence ATGAGCAACGCCGCCCTTCATGTCGCCCGCACCGGCCTCGACGCGCAGAACACGAAGATGCGCGTGATCGCCAACAATCTGGCGAACGTCAACACGACCGGCTTCAAAAAGGACCGCGCCGATTTCGAGACGCTGGCCTATCAGCAGATCATTCAGGCAGGCGCGAACAGCGACAGCGAGAACAAGTTCGCCAACGGCCTCAATCTGGGGTCGGGCGTCGCGCTTCAGGGCACCAGCAAGATCAACACGCAGGGGACGCTGAACCAGACCGGCAACACGCTCGACATGGCAATCGAGGGGTCGGGCTATTTTCAGGTGCAGCGCCCGGACGGTTCCATCGCCTATACCCGCGCGGGCAATTTCAGCGTCAGCGCCGAAGGCACGGTCGTCACGTCGGAAGGGCTGCCGCTGATTCCTCAGATCACTGTGCCGCAGGGTGCGACTTCGGTGTCGGTCGGCAATGACGGCACGATCTCCGCGACGCTGCAGGGTCAGAGCGAACCGAGCCAGCTCGGCCAGATCGAAGTCGCAAGCTTCATGAACCCGGCGGGCCTTCAGTCGCTGGGCGGCAACCTGCTCGTCGAGACGGCCGCCAGCGGCACACCGCAGGTGGGCGTCGCGGGTCTCGAAGGCCGCGGCGTTATCCGCTCCGGTTTCCTCGAAACCTCGAACGTCAACATCGTCGAGGAACTGGTCGACATGATCGAGACGCAGCGCGCCTATGAGGTGAACAGCAAGATGATCAAGGCGACGGACGAAATGCTCCAGTACGCCAACCAGAATATCTGA